Part of the Woronichinia naegeliana WA131 genome, TGCTAAGTATAGATCAGGTTAAACAGAAAGGACTTGTCTGTAAACAGTAGCCTTATCTAGGGGAGAATCTGTTTCAAATTAAATCAATATCACCAGCTTTACTGTTGACAAAATCAAGAATGTTTGATAGAAAAACTTGACTTTGGAGAAAAAATCGAGATAGGATAACAAAAAAATTTCGTTAATTGTGGAGGAAATCCCGTGAAAACATTAGCTAAACTTATCGCAAAGAGTGCGATCGGGGTAAGTACGCTTATCAGTCTAGGTTTGCTCTCCGCACCCGCGCAAGCCATCACAATCTGGAACTGGTCTTTTACTGGAAGCAGTAACCAATCGGCATCAGGTACTTTCCAGACGGCAGACGTGACCCCCACAGCAGGAGTCACCTATACCATTACTGGAATCACAGGCACGTACAACCGCGATTCTGTGGCTTATACGATCACGGGACTGGATACCACCTTTGTTAATCCGAGCAATACATTCCAATGGGATGGCACTCCATCTTCCTCACTTTTGTCAGATTTGGGCGGAATTTCCTTCAATACATCATCCAATTCAGTTAATATTTTCTATAGCTTACATCTTGCACCAAAACTCATGTTCTAAGTTGTGACAGCAACTAACTGAAGTTGGAGTCCAAAAGATTGCAAAAGTGGACGTAATCGCTCGACTTGAGAAAAAAGGGAACAAAGAGCAACATCAGGAAAAAGTGTCTGAAGAGCAGAAGCAGAAGCTTGACCCCAATCAGGTGGTTTAGAGGAGTCAGTAGAAAGATAAACCCAATGGGCAAGAAGAAAACTAATCATCGAAAGAAGCAACCAGCGATAAACCCCCAGAAGAGTTTGTTGACCAAAACGATGTAAACCAAAACGATGTTTTACGGTCTTGAAAAAGCCCTCAATACTCCATCTTCGCCGTCCCCACCAGATAATGGTACTGGACTTAAGAGGACGAGTCGATAAGACGAAGCGTTTTTCGAGTTTGCCGTTACGTTTGAGGTAGAACCAAGAGATAGTAACAGGGAAAGATAATCCATCAAGAGTGACCTGTTGTCCTTTTTTGAGCAAATCACGAAGCTGACGACCATCAGCTAATTTACGGTCACAACGCACACCGACGATAACCGCAAGACGGCGTTTTTTCATCGCTTGAAGGAATTGCACACTACTAAAGGCGGTATCGGCTAAAATGACAACCCGAAAAGCACTCAGGAGTTCTTTGGGTAGGCTATCCACTAATCGCACCGCGAGTTGAGCGGGACTTCTTGTTTCTTTACCTCTCCAAACTCGAAATCCCCAGGGGACTCGAAATTCTCCTATCACCAGATAAATCACCAAAAGATGTAAACCCCTCTTCCCGTGAAGAACATGAATTAAATGCTCAAAAGCCTTAAATTTTCCGCATTTCTCCAGTGTCGTTAAGTCCACAATCACCTGCAACCAAGGTCGTCTTCCTCTTGGAGCATAGGTAAGTAGGGTCTGCTGAAAAAGTCCACAAAACGAACCTAGATGCCACAGGAGGCGAAAAATGGTGACTTCAGAGAGTAGTTTCCAATTTCAACCCCCAGTTTTCCAACGACGTGCATGGGCTTTGAGCCTCCAAAGGCCATAACCTTGCACCTGATCGTTTTTAAAATGCTTGAAAGCATTATCTGGCAAGGGTTCTATACTTATTCAGCAAGCCCTAAGTAGGGTCTGCTGAATAAGTCCACAAAACGAACCTAGATGCCACAGGACGCGAAAAATGGTGACTTCAGAGAGTTGTTTCCAATTTCAACCCCCAGTTTTCCAACGACGTGCATGGGCTTTGAGCCTCCAAAGGCCATAACCTTGCACCTGATCGTTTTTAAAATGCTTGAAAGCATTATCTGGAAAGGGTTCTATACTTATTCAACAAGCCCTAAGTAGGGCTTGCTGAAAAAGTCAAAAAACGAAAGAAATGTGGGTTAGGGAAGTATGGACTGAAAAAGCATAGATAACTTATCCTTATGGAAACAAATCAAAATACAGATTTTGTTTAATCTATTGTTCCTTTCTGTCTAAAAAGGTCAACACAAATCACTCCTCACAAAAGAGAGGAAAATTAACACCATTTTTCACAAGAAAAACGACTCTACAACTTTTTACTTTTTGTCTTCTGAAGTAGAGTAGAAAGATTCATTACCAAAAAGTTCATCGCAATTACCGTTTCCGAGGTCTCAGGTAGTTTGGCCATCACTCGACCAAGACTAAATTTCCTCTTTCCCTGTCCGAATTTACCCTCAATGGCATTACGCACTCTTTCATCTGAGCGTGCCTCTTTCTTTTTTTCTTTGCTCACCTCTTTCGGCGGTCTTCCCAATCGGGGACCACTCATTCTTATATCCCTTTCTTTACAATAAGCTCGATTCGCTTTTGTTCGATAGATTTTATCCACATGAACCGATTCCGGATAACATCCTGTTTCCCTTTTATATTCTTCTATTCGCGCTTGTAAATCTCCCGATTCGTTGTAATTATCCCAACTTAATTTGTCTAAGAAGACAAAGCCATTCACATTACTTGCCGATATTTTAGCTCCAAACTCTACTGCTTTTCCCGCTTTTCCACGCACTATTGGACGCACGTGAGGTTGGCTTACACTCACAATTCTGTTTTCTACTTTATTTGTCTTTTTTTCATACATTTCTAACTGTTGCTCATACACTTTTCCTATCGTTACAAGCTCTTCTTGCTCTTTTTTCGTTAGTTTTTCTAACTTTGCTCCCTCTTCTATCATTTTTTCTATATGAGACAAGTTTCTTTTTATATATCCTAGTTGTTTTTTTGTTCCTTTTCTTCTTTCTTTTTTTGACACACGACGTTTTTTTGCTATGGCTAAGTACTCTTTTCTTGCCACTTCCCTATAAGTCCTCGGCTTTTCTTTCCTTTTCTCTTTTATTTCTTCATACAGCTTATCTATTATTTTTTCTGTTTTTTCTCTGGCATCATTCAATATTCCTATATCCGTTGGATATTTTATATCTGCTGGTGTACAAGTCGCATCTAACAATAACTTTCCTTCATTTTCTTTTTTTTCTGACGCTACACCCGTCGCTTTTTTTTCTATTTCTTTATTAATTTTATTTATTAATTCCATTCCTATTTTTTTACGAAAATGAACCATCATTGACGCATTAAATGCTTCTTTGCTAGGGTGTGACCTTTAGTTGATGAAGGAAAAGAAAAGTGTTAACATGGGATGAAAAGTGACAAAGAGGAAACAATGATGACAGCAAAACTAATTAATGTAGAGGGTTCAAAGATAAAAATAGAACTAACATTAGAACTCAGTCGTTCAATGTTGGATACAGAAATAAATATTCAAAAAGGCTTAAACGAAGTAGGTTGCATCGCCAGCAAAGAAGCCTTGAAATATTTAGATACAGATGGTTCACCCTTAAAAATCGGTGAAGAAATCTGGAAGAGTAAGGGAGAGCAACCGAAAGAATATCAAACACCTTATGGTGAGGTTATAGTGAATCGTCATGTATATCAGCGTTCACCTTTGAGGAAAAACGTATTGCCCCTTAGAAAGAGAAGCAAGGATAATCATAACATCAACGCCATTATTGGCAAAACAGGTATCCTCAAAAATGTCAGGGATGGCAGGCAAAGAGGTGAAAAATGATTTATTAGAAAATCATGGTAGAAAAGTAGCGCTATCCTATATCCAAAGATTGAGTGAAGCAGTAGGAAGTGTGGTACAGGCAAAAGAAGAAGCGTGGAGTTATGCCCCGCCCAAGGAGGATAGCCAAATTGCAACAGTGGGAATAGGATTAGATGGAACCTGTATGCTGATGTGTGAGGATGGCTACCGTGAAGCAATGGTGGGAACCGTTTCCCTATACGATAGTGAAGGCGAACGTCAACATACAATCTATCTAGGTGCGGCACCAGAGTATGGAAAAAAGAGTTTTCTAGAAAGATTAGAAAGAGAAATTGAGCGAGCGAAAAACCGTTATCCAGAGGCAACATTGGTCGGGATAGCAGACGGGGCAGAATCAAATTGGAAGTTTTTAGAAAAGCAAACGGAAGAACAGATATTAGATTTCTATCATGCCTCTGGTTACTTAGGTGCCTTGGCAGAAGCGTTGCATCCGAATACCGTGTCAAAACAAAAAGAATGGTTGACTGAAAATTGTCGAGAACTCAAGCATGAAAAAGGAAAAGCAGGAGAACTGCTAAATCTGATGAAAGAAGTCAAAGAAGAAAAAAGTCATTCTAAGAATCTTACCGAGAAACTACAAGCGGCGATTACTTATTACGAGAATCATCA contains:
- a CDS encoding transposase; translation: MIVDLTTLEKCGKFKAFEHLIHVLHGKRGLHLLVIYLVIGEFRVPWGFRVWRGKETRSPAQLAVRLVDSLPKELLSAFRVVILADTAFSSVQFLQAMKKRRLAVIVGVRCDRKLADGRQLRDLLKKGQQVTLDGLSFPVTISWFYLKRNGKLEKRFVLSTRPLKSSTIIWWGRRRWSIEGFFKTVKHRFGLHRFGQQTLLGVYRWLLLSMISFLLAHWVYLSTDSSKPPDWGQASASALQTLFPDVALCSLFSQVERLRPLLQSFGLQLQLVAVTT